GGGAAGGGCAGCGTGCCGTTGCCCCAGATGCGCTCGACGACGTTGCGGATGATGAGTCCCGCGCCGAGCGTCGTCATCATCGGGATGAGGAGGTGCTGACTGAGGACCGGCCGTACCGCGACCTCCTCCACCGCGACCGCCAGCAGGCTGCCCACGACGATGCCGCCGAGGCATGCGAGCGGCAGCGGGACACCGAGGGTGTACAGGCCGTACGTGGTGAACGCACCGGCCATGAGGATGTCGCCGTGGGCGAAGTTGACCAGGCCCAGTGCGCCGTAGACGACCGAGAAGCCGATCGCCACGAGGGCGTACGTGCTGCCGATGGTCAGACCGTTGATGATCTGTTGCAGGAGTTCCATGGCGGTCTCAGTGCCCCGCGTCGACGAGCATGCCGGGGCGGTGGGGGACGAGGGCCGCCGGATCGAGGCCGCGGTCGACGAGGTCCTTCGGAGCCTGCTCGCCGCGGGCGAGTGCCGCGCCGAGCCGCGCCGTCGCGGGTGCCGTCTGGATCCCGTAGCCGCCCTGGCCTGCGAACCAGAAGAAGCCGGGCGCCTCCGGGTCCTCGCCGACCACGAAGTTGCGGTCCGGCACGAAGCTGCGCAGGCCGCCCCACGAGGTCGAGACGCCCTTGACGCCGATCGTGGTCGCGTCGTTGACCTCGTCGATCGCCCGCGAGATCTCCAGCGAGTCGGGCTTGGCGTCCTTGGGATCGCTGGGCGTCTCGTCGGCCGGGGAGCACAGGAACTGCTCGCCCTCGGGCTTGACGTAGAACGCCTGGTCGATGTCGCCGAGGATCGGAAGGTCCTTCGTCGTGGCGCCGCCGGGCGAGGAGACCATGAAGATCGTCCGCAGCAGCGGGCGCAGGCCGATCTCGCGGACCCCCGCGGTGCGGGCGATGACGTCGGCCCACGCGCCGGCCGCGTTCACGACCAGGGGTGCACGGCGCGCCTCGCCGTCGCTCGTCGTGACGGACCAGCGGTCGTCGTCACCGCGCTCGATGCGCTCGACGCGAGCGCTCTTGTGGATCTCCGCGCCGTTCTGGCGGGCGGTCCTGACGTAGCCGCCGTGGATGGCCAGCACGTCGAGCTCCATGGCGCCGGGCTCGTACATGCCGACGTTCGAGAAGCCAGGACGCAGCAGCGGGAAGAGCTCCATCATGCGGGCCTCGTCGACCAGCTCGGCGTCGGGCACGAGCGGCAGCACGTCGGCGTGGAGCTCCTCGATGACGCTCTCGCGTCCCTGCTTGGCGAACTGCAGCAACGGGCGGGGCGTCATCAGGATCTGCTCGAACTCCGCCGGGGGCCGGGTCAGGAACTCGCGGCTCCCGGTGGTGAGGGCGCGGATGTTGGGACCGCCGTAGGTCTCCAGGAACGTGGCCGCCGATCGACCCGTCGTGTGGAACGCCAGGGACGACTCCATCTCGACCAGACAGACCGACCGGTCCGCGGACAGCTCACTGGCGATCGACACGCCGGCGATACCGCCGCCGACGACGATCACATCGAATTCGGACTGCGTCATGCGCTCTGTCTCCTCTTCGGCTCCGCGTGACATCCGTCACAGATCCAGCACTATGACATCCGAAGATAGCGGGAGACAAGCGAGCGCTTAGTCAACATTGCGTTTCTGCAATGTAAAATCGTTATATTGCAGGCAAAAATCGTTACAAGATTGCGGCGAGCAGTGACTGGCTCAAGCCTCGAAAGGTCTTTGCGTCCCACCCAGTGAGACGATTCCACCGCTCCAAGCGGTAGGCGACGCTGTTCGGATGCAGGTGCAGCACCCGCGCGGACTCGGCGATCGAGAAGCCGGAGTCAACGTACACGTCGAGCGTCTCGACCAGATGCGGATTGGCCGCGACCACCTCGCGCAGCTCGCTCACGACGGGCTCCAGCCGCCCCACCTGCGCCCGGATCGTGGCCCGCATCCAGTCCTCCTGGAAGCGCCGCGTGGGGTGCGCGTCGGTCGCGACCTCGAGGCACAGGCGGGCGTCGACGAGCGACTCGCGCGCTCCCACCAGCGCGGGACGGGCCAGGCCGATCCCGAGTCGCGCGCCCGGCTCGACCGAGCGGATCCCCTCCTCGAGCTCGTCGGCCGTCAGTCCCTGGGCGAGCACCTGCACTCCGGAGGCGTGGCCGACCGCGAGCACCGTGCCGCGGCGCAGGCCGGTCGTCAGGCGGGCGGCGTGCGACAGCGGGTCGTCGTCCAGCCCGACGCACGCGGCCACGAACTCCCCCGCCGGGTCGAGACCGAGCGTGGCCGCGACGTCGTGCGCCTCCGACGCGAGCTCGTCGCGCTCCAGCAGCTCGACCAGTCGCTGGCGCAACGACAGCACGTGGTTCTGGCGGGCCCGGGCCGTCGTCTCGTAGGCGGCCACGATCTCGGCCGTCATGACCTCGATAGATCGCCAGAGCAGGGTCGCCAGGCCGGGCAGGCACGGCGTCTCGTCCTGGGCGTACGCGACGAGCGTCTGCCACAGCTCGCGGTTGCCCACGTGGTAGGCGCCGATCACGGTGGCGACGCTGACGCCCTGGGTCGCCCGCAGCCGGCCGAGGTCCGCGGCACGCGCTCGCTGGCCGACGCCGACGACCTCGTGCCGACCGAGGGCGACGAGCAGCAGCCGCTGCTGCTCGGTCACGTGCTCGACGTGGTCGTCCAGCGGCACCAGGGAGTACTCGGGCTGGGCGAGCCTGATGCTGCGCGTGATCCGCGGTCCGAGATCGTCCAGATCCGCGGCCACCCGGGCGCACAGCGCCGCCGCCAGCGCCTTCTCGTGGTCGTCCATGATGCCTCCTTTGTGGAATCCCCCAAAGCGAACGGTACTCGGCCGCGGATTTCGGGATTCTGACCGGTGAAATCACAGGCCGACTCCGATTGAATCAGAGATCCACGTCACAGGAGGTCGTCGATGAAGCTCTCGGATCGGTACACCGTCGAGGACGGAACCGTGTTCATGTCCGGGCTGCAGGCGCTCGTGCGCCTGCCCCTCGACGTGGCGCGTCACGACCGTCGTCAGGGCCGCCGCACCGCCGGCCTGGTGTCCGGGTACGAGGGCTCGCCCCTGGCCGGGTACGACCTCGAGCTGTCACGCCAGCAGAAGCTGCTGGACGAGGCCGACGTGCAGTTCAAGCCCGGACTCAACGAGGAGCTCGCGGCCAACATCGTCCAGGGCAGCCAGCTGGCCGGCAACGCTCCCGACCGGACCAACGACGGGATCGTCGGCTACTGGTACGGCAAGGCCCCGGGCCTGGACCGCGCCTCCGACGCCCTGCGGCACGCGAACCTCGGTGGCGCCCACCGTGAGGGCGGGGCCGTCGCGATCGTCGGCGACGACTCGATCGCCAAGTCCTCCACCGTCCCGAGCTCGAGCGAGATGGCGATCGCCGAGCTGGGGATGCCGGTCCTCGTGCCGGCCGACCCCGCGGAGTGCCTCGAGCTCGGACTGCACGCCGTGACCCTGTCCCGCTTCAGCGGCCTGTGGACCGGCCTCAAGATCGCCACGAACGTCGCCGACGGAACGGCCAGCACGACCGTCTCGTCCGACTTCGAGCCCGTCTTCCCGTCCAGCCGGATCGCGGGGCGGGACTTCACGCACACGGTGAGCGCGCGCTTCCTGCAGCCGACCCTCTCCGAGCTCGAGCGGAGCCTGTTCAACGAGCGCATCGAGCTCGCCCGCCGCTACGTCGTGGCCAACGGGATCAACCGCACCGAGGGTGCCGGCGACGGCGCGGTCGTCGGCATCGTCGCGGCCGGCCCGACCTACCGCGACGTGCGCCAGGCCCTCGCCGGCCTCGGCCTGGACGACGAGGACCTCGAGGCCAAGGGCATCCGGCTGCTGAAGCTGGGGGCGGTCCACCCGATCGACGCCGACCAGGTCAAGGAGTTCGCACTCGGCCTGTGCGAGGTCATCGTCGTGGAGGAGAAGCGCTCGTTCATCGAGTCGGCCCTCAAGGAGATCCTGTACGGCCACATCGAGGCGCCGTCGGTCAGCGGCAAGAAGACCCTCACGGGCCTGCCGCTGTTCCGCGCCGACGCCGACCTCACGCCCGAGATCATCGCCGACGTCCTGCGGGTCCGGCTGGCCGAGCACGTCACGCTCCCCGAGGTCGACTTCGAGCTGACGACCCGCCCGCGCCGCCGCGCTCGCATCGCACTGCCCCTGCTCTCGGCGAACCGCACCCCCTACTTCTGCTCGGGCTGCCCCCACAACCGCTCGACGAAGGTCCCCGAGGGCTCCCTCGTCGGCGCCGGCATCGGGTGCTCGGGCATGGTCTCGCTGATGCCGGAGGAGCGCGTCGGGGACGTCATCGGCATGACCCAGATGGGCGGCGAGGGCGCGACGTGGATCGGCATGGCGCCGTTCGTCGAGAGCGGCCACCTGTTCCAGAACATGGGCGACGGCACGTTCCACCACTCCGGGTCTCTGGCGATCCGCGGCGCCGTCGCGTCCGGCGCCAACATCACCTACAAGCTGCTCTACAACTCCGCCGTCGCCATGACCGGCGGCCAGGAGGCCGTCGGCCTGATGACGGTCGACGAGATCGTCTCCGAGCTGCTCGCCGAGGGCGTCGCCAAGGTTGTCATCACCACCGAGGAGCCCCGCCGCTACCGCCGCCGCCGGCTCCCCCGCGGCGTCGACGTGCGCCACCGCGACCGCCTGATGGAGACGCAGGAGGAGCTCAGCCGGACCTCCGGCGTGACCGTCCTCATCAACGACCAGGAGTGCGCGACCGAGCTGCGTCGCAAGCGCAAGCGCAAGATCATCGACGCCCCGCCGACCCGCGCCTTCATCAACCAGCGCGTGTGCGAGGGCTGTGGCGACTGCGGCGACAAGTCCAACTGCCTCTCGGTCCAGCCCGTGCCGACTGCCCTCGGACGCAAGACCAAGATCCACCAGGCGTCGTGCAACATCGACCTCTCGTGCCTCGACGGCGACTGCCCGTCGTTCCTCACCGTCAGCCCGGGTGGCTCGAAGGTGAAGCGCGAGGTCCCGGCGATCTCGGCCGAGGTCCTGCCCGAGCCGGAGCGCGTCGTCTCCTCGGACTCCTTCGAGATGCGCATCACCGGCATCGGCGGCACGGGCGTCGTCACGGTCTCGCAGATCGTCGCCACCGCGGCCCAGATCGACGGACGCTTCGTCCGTGGTCTCGACCAGACGGGCCTGGCCCAGAAGGGCGGCGCCGTCGTCTCCGACGTCAAGCTCACGAACGGGCCGGTCGACCGGGCGAACAAGATCGCCAGCGGCCAGGCCGACCTCTACCTCGGCTGCGACGTGCTCGTCGCGGCGCAGGAGAACTACCTCGGTGTCGCCCGCGAGGACCGCACCGTCGCGATCGTCTCGACGGCCGAGGTGCCGACCGGCGCGATGGTGACGGACACGACCGTCTCCTTCCCCGAGGCCGAGAGCACGGTCGGCCGCATCCAGCAGGTGACCCGCGCCGCCGACAGCCAGTTCGTCGACGCACGTGCCCTGACGCTGGACCTGTTCGACGACGACCAGTACGCGAACGTCTTCCTGCTGGGCGTGGCCTACCAGACCGGAGCGCTGCCGGTGCGGTCGCAGAGCCTCGAGACCGCGCTGGAGCTGAACGGCGTCGCGGTCGAGCGGAACGTCCAGGCATTCCGTCGGGGCCGCCAGTTCGTCGCCGACCAGAACGGCCTGCTCGCCGACCTCGTCGCCGATCACGGCGAGACCGAGCTGGCGCCTGTCTCCGACGAGGTCCGCTCGCTCGTCACGGCGGCCGGCTTCCCCGTCGGCGGCCCCGACACCGAGCTCGTCACGTCGCGCGCCGCGGACCTCGAGTCCTACCAGAGCCTGGCCTACGCCCGCCGCTACATCGACGTCGTCGCCGCGGTGCGCGAGCGCGAGTCCCAGGTGGCGCCGGGTTCGACGGCTCTCGTCCTGGCGGTGGCCCAGCACCTGCACAAGCTGATGGCGTACAAGGACGAGTACGAGGTCGCGCGGCTGTCGATCGATCCCGCCCTCCAGGCGGCGCTCGAGGCGGAGTTCGGCCCCGGCGCCAAGGCGCAGTACCGCATCCACCCGCCGGTCTTCCGCGCCCTGGGGATGAAGAGCAAGCTGTCGCTCGGTGCCTGGTTCAAGCCGGTCTTCCACGTCCTCTACGCGATGCGCCGCCTGCGCGGCACCGCGTTCGACCCGTTCGGCATCGCGAAGCTGCGCCGGATCGAGCGCGGCCTGCGCGAGGAGTACATCGAGCTCGTCGACCGCCTCTCCCGCGACCTGCCCGACCTGGGGGTCGAGCGGGCCAGCGAGATCGCCGCCCTGCCCGATCTCGTCCGGGGGTACGAGCACATCAAGATGCGCAACGTCGAGCTCTACCGTGAGCGCGTGGCCGCCGCCCTCGAGTCCGGCCACGACACCCCCACGACGGTGAACGCGTGAGCGACCTGTTCGACGTCTCGGGCCGGACCGTCCTGGTCACCGGTGGCGGCCGCGGCATCGGACGGATGATCGCCGACGGATTCGCGGACGCTGGTGCCGAGGTCCACGTGGTGTCACGCCGTCTCGACGAGCAGGAGCTGAGCGAGGCCGGGCTGCGGCCGTGGACCGCCGACCTGTCGACGGAGACCGGGTGTCGCGACTTCGCCGCCGAGTTCAGCGCCGAGACCGGTCGCCTCGACGTGCTGGTCAACAACGCCGGCGCGACGTGGGGCGCCCCGCTCGAGGAGTTCGACACGGCCGCCTGGGACAAGGTCCTGGACCTCAACCTCAAGTCGCCGTTCTTCCTCGTGCGCGAGCTCGTGGGTCTGTTGGAGAAGTCCGCCCGGGCCGACGACCCCTCGCGGGTCGTCAACGTGGGCTCGATCGACGGGCTGCGCGTGCCCACCCTCTCCACCTATTCCTATACGGCGTCCAAGGCGGCACTGCACCACCTCACCCGCGTCCTCGCGGTGGAGCTGGGACCCCGTGGGATCACGGTCAACGCCATCGCGCCGGGGCCGTTCGAGTCGAAGATGATGGCCGCGGTGCTCGCCGAGTCCCGCGAGGAGTTCGAGGGCGCGGCGCCGCTGGGCCGGATCGGGCGTCCGGACGACGCGGCCGCGCTCGCGATCCTGCTGGCGAGCCCGGGCGGCTCCTACCTGACGGGAACGGTCATCGCGCTCGACGGCGGGCTGAGCATCGTCAGTCCGCGGTGACGTGCCCGAGCATCTGCAGGATCAGCCCCACGTGATGGTCGGCCAGCTCGTCGATCGTGCGTGACGAGCGCTCGTTGAACCAGGGCGAGACGTCGGCGAGGCGCAGGACCGCGCGGGCGGCCGTGTGCACGTCCGGGACGCTGAACTCACCGCGCTCGATGCCGGCGACGATCACCGACTCCACGATCTGGTGGATCTGGTCGGCCATCCCCATCAGGTCGGCGAGCTGACTGATGCCCAGCGCCTGGTAGTCGCGGTTCACCACGAGCACGACGACCTTCTCCTCGGCGTGGAAGCGCAGGTACTCGCGGGTGATCCGCGTCATCGTCTCGACGGGCGGCTCGCCTCGGTCGACGACCTCCTCCAGCAGGTCGATCACGTAGCGGAACGTGATGGTCGCCATCTCGTGCAGCAGCTCGGACTTGGTGTCGTAGTAGGTGTAGAGGCTGGCGGGGCTGGCCATGGCGACGTTCGCGATGTCGCGCGTCGTGGTGGCGTGGAAGCCCCGGCCCGAGAAGGCGACGACGGCCGCGACCAGGAAGCGGAAGCGGCCCGCCGGCCGCACGTCGTCGAAGAGCCCGCGGGGGCTGATGGCGGCCGGGCTGCGCTGGAAGGACATGCGCCGGCGCGCTGCCAGCTCCGAGAGGTCCTCGAGTTCCGCCCCGTCTGATGTCACGGGGCGACTCTAGTGCGTGGCGCACCGGCCTACCGATCGGTCACTGGGGACGCCCCGTGGCCGGACGCTTCGCACCCTCGCCCTCGCCCTCGGGCGACCTGCACCTGCCGAACCTGCGCACGGCGACCGCACGCTTGCCGGGACGGCCGAGCAACGGCTCGGCGAGGGCGCTTCATGACTTCGGGTCCGCGCCGGCGTGCCAGTGAAGCCGGACCCGGTCCCACGCTGGCAGGCCTGCGCCACCGGTGTGCAGCGGGCTCCACTCCTGAGAAAGTCGAGCCATGGCACAGAGCGAGGTCCGGCCCGGACGGCTCCGGCGAGCCCTCACGAGCCCGGTGCTGCTGATCCTGCTCCTCGCACCCTTCTTCGGGGAGGGCCTGTCGGGCTCCAGCCCGCCCCTGGACCTGGTGCTTCCCTGGCACCTCGCGTTCATGGTCGCCCTGTACGGCTGCGGGGCGCTGGTGTGTCGCGAGGTCGCCCATCGGTGCGGACTCTCCTTCTCCGGCCTGGTCCTGCTCGGCGTCGCCTACGCGGTGTGGGAGGAGGCGATCGTCGACCGCTACTGGTTCCTCCCGCAGTTCTGGGAGGACTCCGGCATCGGCACCTACAGCGTCGTGTGGCACACGAACGTGCTCCTCGCCGGGCACCTCACGGCGTTCCACACCGCGATCAGCATCTGCGCCTCGGTCCTGGTCGTGGAATGGCTCGTTCCCCGCGCGCGGCACCGCCCGTGGGTGGGTCTGCCCGGCCTCGTCCTCGCCGGCCTGGTGCTCGCGGTGACGCCCGTGATCTACGGAGAGTTCGACCAGCGACCACCTCTCGCCGTCCTCGTGGTCGCCGGAGCCGTGCTCGTCGCGGTCGTGGTGTGCGCGTTCCTCCTGGGGCGCCGGGGCCGTCACGACGTCCCTGCGCGCCCGGCCGGCGAGCGCACACCGCGGCGCGGGCTCGGTCTGCTCGCGTTCGGCTGCGCGCTCGCGCACTGGGTCCTGACCTACACGGTGGCGGACTCCGGCCTGGCCTGGCCGCTCGGCGTCGCACTCTCCCTCCTTCCGGTTGCCGTGGGACTCGTCCTGGTGCCGCGGCTCGCCGTGACCGGTCCGTACGGCAGCGACGGCGTTCGTGTCGTGGTGGGCCTGCTCTGGTTCTTCGTCGCGCTGGTCCTGCTGGTCGCCCTGGTCGGGCGCTACGACATGGTCCTCAGCGCCCTCGTCGCAGCTTGGCTCGCGCGGTGGCTCTACTCCCGAAGGGCCACCATCGGGTTCGACGGCACGTGATCGTCCGACCAGGCCCATGATGGGTACATGCTGCTCCCACGCAGCGCTCGTGCCGACGGAGGTGCCGATGGAGCAGGAGGCAGCGACCTCGCTGTTCTGGATCAGCCTGGCGATGGTCATCGCGCCTCTGCTCGCCGGGCTGGTCCGCGGTCGTGTGGTGCCGGAGGTCGTCCTGCTGCTGGGGCTGGGGCTGGTGATCGGTCCCTTCGCCCTGGACCTCGCCGGGATCGACCCGGCGATCGGCATGCTGCGCGAGCTGGGCCTGGGGCTGCTGTTCCTGCTCGCCGGCTACGAGATCGACGTCTCGGAGCTCACCGGCGGCGCGGGCCGGCGGGCCTTGTTCACGTGGTGCATCTGCCTGGCCCTGGCCTTCGGCGCCGTGGCGCTGCTGCTGGGCGATCGCGGCTCCGGCGAGAAGGACATCGCCCTGGCGATCGCGCTCACCTCGACCGCTCTGGGCACCCTCCTGCCGATCCTGCGCGACGGGGGGCTGCTCTCGTCCCGGGTCGGGGCGTCGGTGCTGCGGCACGGTGCGTTCGGCGAGCTGGGCCCGATCGTCGCCATCGCGGTGGCACTCGGGACGCGCGGCTCGCTCGCCTCGCTGGTGGTCCTGATCGTGTTCGTGGCCATCGTCGGCCTCCTGGCGGTCCTGGTGCGGCGACTGCGCGGCGGCGGGAGCCATCTGCGCGCGGCGCTGCAGGAGGGTGCGGAGACCACCTCCCAGCTGCCGATCCGCCTCACGATGCTGCTGCTCGTGTCGCTGGGAGCCGTGGCCGTCACGTTCGAGCTCGACATCGTCCTGGCCGCCTTCGCCGCCGGGTTCCTCCTGCGCTTCGCGATCCCCGACGGCTGGGAGCTCATCGAGCACAAGCTCGACGGGATCGCCTACGGCTTCCTCATCCCGATCTTCTTCGTCACCTCCGGGATGGCGATCGACCCGGGCGCGATCGTCGAGGCCCCGGCGACGTTCCTGACGGTGATCGTCCTGATCCTTCTCGTCCGCGGAATTCCCGTCTACCTCGCCTCGCGGTTCACGGGTCCGGCCCGTGAGCGATTCGGGAACCGTGACGCGCTCTCGATCGGGTTCTACGCCGCCACCGGCCTGCCCATCATCGTGGCGGTGACCTCGGTGGCCGTCGACCAGGACCTCATGTCAAGTGCCGACGCCTCGCTGCTGGTGGCAGCCGGAGCCGTGACGGTCCTGGTGTGCCCTCTGCTCGCCCGCGCGGTCGCTCCGCGCGCGACCGTGCCCGACGAGGAGGGCCGCTAGGGTCGCCCCGTGGCCGGACGCTTCGCACCCTCGCCCTCGGGCGACCTGCACCTGGGGAACCTGCGCACGGCGATCCTCGCGTGGTGGTTCGCCCGCTCGACCGGCCGGCCGTTCCTCGTCCGCGTGGAGGACCTCGACCGGCAGCGCTCGCGTCCGGAGTTCGAGGCGAGCCAGCTGGCCGACCTCGAGGCACTCGGCCTCACGTGGGACGAGCCGGTCGTGCGGCAGTCCGAGCGCGACCCGCTCTACGCCGCGGCGCTCGAGCGCCTCACCGCGGAGGGCCTGACCTTCGAGTGCTACTGCACCCGGCGCGAGATCGCGGAGGCGGTCAGCGCGCCCCACGCACCCCCGGGCTCCTACCCCGGGACCTGCCGCGACCTCGACGAGGCCGAGCGAGCCGTCCGCCGGGCCGAGCGCCCACCCGCCCTCCGGCTGCGCGCCCGCGAGCGCACGTGGACGATCCGGGACGCTCTCCACGGCGAGGTCACCGGGCACGTGGACGACCTCGTGCTGCGCCGTGGCGACGGCGCCCACGCCTACAACCTCGCGGTGGTGGTCGACGACGCGGCGCAGGGGGTCGACCAGGTGGTGCGCGGCGACGACCTGCTGCACGCCGCCCCCGCGCAGGCGTACCTCACCCACGAGCTGGGAGTCGTCCCTCCGACCTACGCGCACGTGGCCCTCGCCCTCAACGCCGAGGGCAGGCGGCTCGCGAAGCGCGACGGCCCCGTGACGCTCCGCGACCTCTCCCCCGAGCGCGCCTGGCACCTCATCGGCGCCTCGCTCGGGGTCCGCGCCCGGTCACCCGAGGCCCTGCTCGACGAGCTCCACCTCCCTGCGCTCTCGCCCGAGCCGTGGGTCGTCACGCTGTGAGGGACCCCGTTTTGGAGACTCGAAGAACCGTCGGGTAGGCTTGCGGTCGCGGTTCAACCGCACAGCATGAGGCCCCGTGGCGCAGTTGGTTAGCGCGCCGCCCTGTCACGGCGGAGGTCGCGGGTTCGAGTCCCGTCGGGGTCGCCATCGCTGAGAGCCCCGCCCGTATGGGCGGGGCTCTCGTCATTCCTGCGCCGGTGTTCAGGCGGCCTGCGGGCCGAACACCTCGGCCTCCTGCGCAGCGAACCTGCGGCGCGAGAGTGCGTGGACCACACGCAGGGGCGGGCCGCCCAGGTTCAGCACCCGGTGCTCGGCGTGCGCCGGGAGGCCCTTGAGGGCCCAGGGCACGAAGAAGCGGGCCTCCGCGAGGCTCTGCTTCGAGCGGAAGCGGGTGCGCTCGAGCTCCTCCCACTCGTCACCGCCGACGTACCGCTGGAGGATCGCGATCGCCGCCGACTCCTCGTGGGCCAGGTGGTATCCCAGCACCTCGACGAGGTCCCCGAGGGTGTCGCAGAGCAGGTCGTGAGCCCGCTGGTCGTCGGTGTGCGACAGCCGCTCCAGCTCGGTCGTCGCCGCGGTGAGCAACGGGTCCAGCACGGCGTGCTCGGCCTCCATCTCCTGCAGGACGCGCTCGGACGCCGCGTCGGAGGCGGCGCGGACGCGTTCGAGCAGCAGCGGCCAGAGGACCTCGTCCTCCTTGGCGTGGTGCTGGTGCAGCTCGTGCGTGAAGCGCTGCCAGCGCTGTGCGAGCAGGGTCCACCGGGCGCCGTCGCCCGTCGCCGTCGTCGCGGCCGCCCGGTCGAAGTCGCGCAGGTCGCGCCGGAAGGCGTGGTGCAGGACGTACATCATCGTCATGTCGGCGGGCCCGTCCGGGGCGGCGGCCTGGCCTGGGAGCAGCAAGGGAGCGGGGGTCATGGTCCTTCTCTCGTCTCGGGTGCGTCGACCGGCGGCGCGGCTGTCGTCCGTGCGAGCCGGTACGCACGCAGGGAGACACGACCGCCGCCGTTGATACGTCCGACCGATTTCAGCGCGTCCCAGCCGGTGCGGTAGGGTGAACGTCGCTCGTCAGAGCACGGCCAGGTAGCTCAGTTGGTACGAGCGTCCGCCTGAAAAGCGGAAGGTCGCCGGTTCGACCCCGGCCCTGGCCACCACCTCGAGATCCCCGGTCCCCGACCGGGGATTCTCTCGTTCCCCACGAATCCGTTGGAGGAACCGTC
This genomic interval from Aeromicrobium choanae contains the following:
- a CDS encoding NAD(P)/FAD-dependent oxidoreductase; translated protein: MTQSEFDVIVVGGGIAGVSIASELSADRSVCLVEMESSLAFHTTGRSAATFLETYGGPNIRALTTGSREFLTRPPAEFEQILMTPRPLLQFAKQGRESVIEELHADVLPLVPDAELVDEARMMELFPLLRPGFSNVGMYEPGAMELDVLAIHGGYVRTARQNGAEIHKSARVERIERGDDDRWSVTTSDGEARRAPLVVNAAGAWADVIARTAGVREIGLRPLLRTIFMVSSPGGATTKDLPILGDIDQAFYVKPEGEQFLCSPADETPSDPKDAKPDSLEISRAIDEVNDATTIGVKGVSTSWGGLRSFVPDRNFVVGEDPEAPGFFWFAGQGGYGIQTAPATARLGAALARGEQAPKDLVDRGLDPAALVPHRPGMLVDAGH
- a CDS encoding PucR family transcriptional regulator, whose translation is MDDHEKALAAALCARVAADLDDLGPRITRSIRLAQPEYSLVPLDDHVEHVTEQQRLLLVALGRHEVVGVGQRARAADLGRLRATQGVSVATVIGAYHVGNRELWQTLVAYAQDETPCLPGLATLLWRSIEVMTAEIVAAYETTARARQNHVLSLRQRLVELLERDELASEAHDVAATLGLDPAGEFVAACVGLDDDPLSHAARLTTGLRRGTVLAVGHASGVQVLAQGLTADELEEGIRSVEPGARLGIGLARPALVGARESLVDARLCLEVATDAHPTRRFQEDWMRATIRAQVGRLEPVVSELREVVAANPHLVETLDVYVDSGFSIAESARVLHLHPNSVAYRLERWNRLTGWDAKTFRGLSQSLLAAIL
- a CDS encoding indolepyruvate ferredoxin oxidoreductase family protein, which translates into the protein MRDPRHRRSSMKLSDRYTVEDGTVFMSGLQALVRLPLDVARHDRRQGRRTAGLVSGYEGSPLAGYDLELSRQQKLLDEADVQFKPGLNEELAANIVQGSQLAGNAPDRTNDGIVGYWYGKAPGLDRASDALRHANLGGAHREGGAVAIVGDDSIAKSSTVPSSSEMAIAELGMPVLVPADPAECLELGLHAVTLSRFSGLWTGLKIATNVADGTASTTVSSDFEPVFPSSRIAGRDFTHTVSARFLQPTLSELERSLFNERIELARRYVVANGINRTEGAGDGAVVGIVAAGPTYRDVRQALAGLGLDDEDLEAKGIRLLKLGAVHPIDADQVKEFALGLCEVIVVEEKRSFIESALKEILYGHIEAPSVSGKKTLTGLPLFRADADLTPEIIADVLRVRLAEHVTLPEVDFELTTRPRRRARIALPLLSANRTPYFCSGCPHNRSTKVPEGSLVGAGIGCSGMVSLMPEERVGDVIGMTQMGGEGATWIGMAPFVESGHLFQNMGDGTFHHSGSLAIRGAVASGANITYKLLYNSAVAMTGGQEAVGLMTVDEIVSELLAEGVAKVVITTEEPRRYRRRRLPRGVDVRHRDRLMETQEELSRTSGVTVLINDQECATELRRKRKRKIIDAPPTRAFINQRVCEGCGDCGDKSNCLSVQPVPTALGRKTKIHQASCNIDLSCLDGDCPSFLTVSPGGSKVKREVPAISAEVLPEPERVVSSDSFEMRITGIGGTGVVTVSQIVATAAQIDGRFVRGLDQTGLAQKGGAVVSDVKLTNGPVDRANKIASGQADLYLGCDVLVAAQENYLGVAREDRTVAIVSTAEVPTGAMVTDTTVSFPEAESTVGRIQQVTRAADSQFVDARALTLDLFDDDQYANVFLLGVAYQTGALPVRSQSLETALELNGVAVERNVQAFRRGRQFVADQNGLLADLVADHGETELAPVSDEVRSLVTAAGFPVGGPDTELVTSRAADLESYQSLAYARRYIDVVAAVRERESQVAPGSTALVLAVAQHLHKLMAYKDEYEVARLSIDPALQAALEAEFGPGAKAQYRIHPPVFRALGMKSKLSLGAWFKPVFHVLYAMRRLRGTAFDPFGIAKLRRIERGLREEYIELVDRLSRDLPDLGVERASEIAALPDLVRGYEHIKMRNVELYRERVAAALESGHDTPTTVNA
- a CDS encoding SDR family oxidoreductase — translated: MSDLFDVSGRTVLVTGGGRGIGRMIADGFADAGAEVHVVSRRLDEQELSEAGLRPWTADLSTETGCRDFAAEFSAETGRLDVLVNNAGATWGAPLEEFDTAAWDKVLDLNLKSPFFLVRELVGLLEKSARADDPSRVVNVGSIDGLRVPTLSTYSYTASKAALHHLTRVLAVELGPRGITVNAIAPGPFESKMMAAVLAESREEFEGAAPLGRIGRPDDAAALAILLASPGGSYLTGTVIALDGGLSIVSPR
- a CDS encoding TetR/AcrR family transcriptional regulator — encoded protein: MTSDGAELEDLSELAARRRMSFQRSPAAISPRGLFDDVRPAGRFRFLVAAVVAFSGRGFHATTTRDIANVAMASPASLYTYYDTKSELLHEMATITFRYVIDLLEEVVDRGEPPVETMTRITREYLRFHAEEKVVVLVVNRDYQALGISQLADLMGMADQIHQIVESVIVAGIERGEFSVPDVHTAARAVLRLADVSPWFNERSSRTIDELADHHVGLILQMLGHVTAD
- a CDS encoding cation:proton antiporter: MEQEAATSLFWISLAMVIAPLLAGLVRGRVVPEVVLLLGLGLVIGPFALDLAGIDPAIGMLRELGLGLLFLLAGYEIDVSELTGGAGRRALFTWCICLALAFGAVALLLGDRGSGEKDIALAIALTSTALGTLLPILRDGGLLSSRVGASVLRHGAFGELGPIVAIAVALGTRGSLASLVVLIVFVAIVGLLAVLVRRLRGGGSHLRAALQEGAETTSQLPIRLTMLLLVSLGAVAVTFELDIVLAAFAAGFLLRFAIPDGWELIEHKLDGIAYGFLIPIFFVTSGMAIDPGAIVEAPATFLTVIVLILLVRGIPVYLASRFTGPARERFGNRDALSIGFYAATGLPIIVAVTSVAVDQDLMSSADASLLVAAGAVTVLVCPLLARAVAPRATVPDEEGR
- the gluQRS gene encoding tRNA glutamyl-Q(34) synthetase GluQRS; this encodes MAGRFAPSPSGDLHLGNLRTAILAWWFARSTGRPFLVRVEDLDRQRSRPEFEASQLADLEALGLTWDEPVVRQSERDPLYAAALERLTAEGLTFECYCTRREIAEAVSAPHAPPGSYPGTCRDLDEAERAVRRAERPPALRLRARERTWTIRDALHGEVTGHVDDLVLRRGDGAHAYNLAVVVDDAAQGVDQVVRGDDLLHAAPAQAYLTHELGVVPPTYAHVALALNAEGRRLAKRDGPVTLRDLSPERAWHLIGASLGVRARSPEALLDELHLPALSPEPWVVTL